In Kordia antarctica, the following proteins share a genomic window:
- a CDS encoding succinylglutamate desuccinylase/aspartoacylase family protein has product MLDNTIEILGNAVSKGKGIQLNLDIATLHTRTKIEVPVIIERAKKDGPCMLITGGIHGDEFNGIEIVRQIISKGYNKPTCGTIICIPVVNIFGFLNQSREFPDGRDLNRVFPGNERGSLASRFAYHLMTEIVPHIDYCIDFHTGGRERFNAPQIRISEDAETSKLAEIFEAPFILKSKNREKSFRDSCVKQGKKVLLFEGGKSLSLNNEVTDIGVSGALKVMQHLGIRNFTKELKNYKNKTKMQPTVVEKSSWVRARYSGMYHPIAQTGAYVEKGAIIGSISGPYGDFEKQIKAPNAGYIICTNQAPIVNQGDALIHLTK; this is encoded by the coding sequence ATGCTTGATAATACTATTGAAATATTAGGCAACGCAGTTTCTAAAGGAAAAGGCATACAATTAAATCTGGATATTGCAACACTTCACACAAGAACCAAAATTGAAGTTCCAGTCATTATTGAGCGCGCCAAAAAAGATGGTCCGTGTATGTTAATCACAGGAGGAATTCACGGTGATGAATTTAATGGTATTGAAATTGTACGCCAAATTATTTCTAAAGGCTATAACAAGCCTACTTGCGGAACTATTATTTGTATTCCTGTGGTTAATATTTTTGGGTTTTTAAATCAATCAAGAGAATTTCCTGATGGTAGAGACCTCAACAGAGTTTTTCCTGGTAATGAGAGAGGTTCACTTGCCAGTAGATTTGCCTATCATTTAATGACCGAAATAGTTCCACATATTGACTATTGTATTGACTTTCATACTGGTGGAAGAGAACGTTTCAATGCTCCACAAATACGAATCAGTGAAGATGCTGAAACCAGTAAACTTGCTGAAATATTTGAAGCACCATTTATTTTAAAATCTAAAAACAGAGAAAAATCCTTTAGAGATTCTTGTGTGAAACAAGGCAAGAAAGTATTGCTTTTTGAAGGAGGAAAATCGTTGTCACTGAATAATGAAGTTACAGACATTGGAGTTTCTGGCGCCCTAAAAGTAATGCAGCATCTTGGTATTAGAAATTTTACAAAAGAACTCAAAAATTATAAAAATAAAACGAAAATGCAACCTACCGTAGTTGAAAAGTCGTCTTGGGTTCGTGCCAGATATTCTGGTATGTATCATCCTATTGCACAAACAGGAGCTTATGTTGAAAAAGGAGCAATTATTGGAAGTATTTCTGGTCCTTACGGTGATTTTGAAAAGCAAATTAAGGCTCCTAACGCCGGGTATATCATTTGTACTAACCAAGCACCAATTGTAAATCAAGGTGACGCATTGATACATTTAACGAAGTGA
- a CDS encoding mechanosensitive ion channel family protein produces the protein MEEFYNILQHPVFVKLASIFILFVVIYFAVRVLKNGAVKLVNDNETKYKFRKLVSFLGYIAFFIGLMFIFNTKFSGIGTALGVAGAGIAFALQEVIVSVAGYITIFTGRFFKVGDRIKLGSVKGDVIDIGLLRTTLMEIGDWVNGDLYNGKMVRVANSFVFKDPVYNYSGDFPFLWDELIVPVKTNSDFKYTKELFENILKEELGDFANNSQAAWDKMIGEYNIENAKVQPMVTMLFNENWITFTLRYVVDFKSRRITKSNLSEKILSAINASNGKVEVASAAIEITAFPKNSTPN, from the coding sequence ATGGAGGAATTTTATAACATACTACAACATCCAGTTTTTGTAAAATTAGCTTCTATATTTATACTTTTTGTTGTCATCTATTTTGCGGTTCGTGTGCTAAAAAACGGAGCTGTCAAATTAGTCAATGACAATGAAACTAAGTATAAATTTAGAAAGTTGGTATCTTTTCTTGGATATATAGCTTTCTTTATTGGATTGATGTTTATTTTCAACACCAAATTCTCAGGTATTGGAACAGCTCTTGGAGTTGCTGGCGCCGGAATTGCTTTTGCGCTTCAAGAAGTCATTGTCAGCGTTGCTGGTTATATAACTATTTTTACTGGACGCTTTTTTAAAGTAGGAGATAGAATAAAACTAGGAAGCGTTAAAGGAGATGTGATTGATATTGGATTGCTCAGAACAACATTAATGGAAATTGGCGATTGGGTAAATGGCGATCTTTACAATGGGAAAATGGTACGTGTAGCAAATAGTTTTGTTTTCAAAGATCCTGTTTATAATTATTCAGGCGATTTTCCTTTTTTGTGGGATGAACTAATTGTGCCCGTAAAAACGAATAGTGATTTTAAGTATACCAAAGAATTATTTGAAAACATACTAAAAGAAGAATTGGGCGATTTTGCAAATAATTCGCAAGCCGCTTGGGATAAAATGATTGGTGAATACAATATTGAAAATGCGAAAGTGCAACCAATGGTAACGATGTTGTTTAATGAAAACTGGATTACATTCACATTACGATATGTTGTAGACTTTAAATCGAGACGCATTACAAAATCTAACTTATCTGAAAAAATATTATCTGCAATTAATGCTTCAAATGGTAAAGTAGAAGTTGCTTCAGCGGCAATAGAAATTACAGCATTCCCAAAAAATAGTACACCAAACTAA
- the rimK gene encoding 30S ribosomal protein S6--L-glutamate ligase, whose product MKIVVLSQNPNLYSTKRIVEAGKKKGHEMLIIDHTKCNLVIEKKNPTIIYKGKQITGVDGIIPRIGASVTFYGTAVVRQFEMMKVFSATESQALVRSRDKLRSLQILSRAGLGLPKTVFSNYSKDVSQIVEAAGGAPLVIKLLEGTQGLGVVLADNKNSAESILEAFNGLKARVIAQEFIKEAGGADIRIFIVDGVVVGAMKRQGKEGEFRSNLHRGGSANIVQLTDEEENAALKAAKAMGLGVAGVDLLQSSRGPLILEVNSSPGLEGIETATGKDIANFIIKYVERNA is encoded by the coding sequence ATGAAAATTGTAGTTCTATCACAAAATCCAAATCTGTATTCAACGAAGCGAATTGTAGAAGCTGGCAAGAAAAAAGGTCATGAAATGTTAATTATTGATCATACTAAATGTAACCTAGTTATTGAAAAGAAAAATCCAACAATAATATACAAAGGAAAGCAAATTACTGGTGTTGATGGTATCATTCCAAGAATTGGTGCTTCCGTTACTTTTTATGGAACTGCGGTAGTACGTCAATTTGAAATGATGAAAGTCTTTTCAGCTACAGAATCTCAGGCATTGGTAAGATCTCGTGATAAACTTAGAAGTCTTCAAATTTTATCTAGAGCAGGTTTAGGATTACCAAAAACTGTATTTAGTAATTATTCAAAAGATGTGAGCCAAATTGTAGAAGCAGCTGGTGGCGCGCCATTAGTAATAAAATTACTAGAAGGAACGCAAGGATTAGGTGTGGTATTGGCAGATAATAAAAACTCTGCCGAATCAATATTAGAAGCATTCAATGGTTTGAAAGCTAGAGTAATTGCACAAGAATTCATAAAAGAAGCTGGCGGAGCAGATATTAGAATATTTATTGTTGATGGCGTCGTAGTTGGTGCGATGAAAAGACAAGGTAAAGAAGGAGAATTTAGATCAAATCTTCACAGAGGTGGAAGTGCAAACATTGTACAATTAACCGATGAAGAAGAAAATGCAGCGCTCAAAGCAGCGAAAGCTATGGGACTTGGTGTTGCAGGAGTTGATTTATTACAATCATCACGTGGACCACTTATTCTTGAAGTAAACTCATCGCCTGGATTAGAAGGTATTGAAACTGCAACAGGTAAAGATATTGCCAATTTTATTATTAAATATGTTGAAAGAAATGCTTGA
- a CDS encoding 2TM domain-containing protein: protein MKEFSRIVFFGAIIAMLLLAVDLIFRYSSGKVINFDQRMLISYAYYCMYAIPISLVNSYFFNYMNSGVIWTGSIKKYRLLIGIVTSVAITMFTFFLVRMVHVMAINGKTYTVFIKEESMGSYINALLITFFFSLFFHALYFYKELQKKKVTEQKIIAGTASAQFDALKNQLDPHFLFNSLNVLSSLIDENPRQAQKFTSGLSKVYRYVLEQKNKELVTVDEEFKFAKTYMGILKMRFEDSIIFEIPDAASNPESKVVPLALQLLLENAVKHNMVTPSKPLHIKIYEDGGNLIVQNNLQEKQIVKKSSGVGLNNITQRYDLLTEREVYINKTASDFQVSIPMLTKQIEIMRNKTIGSGERGLNDEYIKARKHVEKLKEFYYNLVSYCLVIPFLIFINLTTSPEFHWFWFPMFGWGIGLTFHAMSVYFEDGRFGRNWEERKIREYMEQDERKKWN, encoded by the coding sequence ATGAAAGAATTTAGCAGAATAGTATTTTTCGGAGCTATCATCGCCATGCTATTATTAGCGGTAGATTTAATATTCAGATATAGTTCGGGAAAAGTCATCAACTTTGACCAAAGAATGCTGATAAGCTATGCATACTATTGCATGTATGCCATTCCAATTAGTTTGGTGAATTCCTATTTCTTTAATTACATGAATAGCGGTGTGATTTGGACAGGATCAATAAAAAAGTATCGCTTGCTTATTGGAATTGTAACTTCTGTAGCTATTACAATGTTCACCTTTTTTTTAGTGCGAATGGTTCATGTAATGGCAATAAACGGAAAAACATATACTGTCTTTATTAAGGAAGAAAGTATGGGATCTTACATAAATGCGCTTCTAATTACGTTCTTTTTCTCTTTATTCTTTCACGCATTATACTTTTACAAAGAATTGCAAAAAAAGAAAGTTACCGAACAGAAAATCATCGCAGGAACAGCTTCGGCACAGTTTGATGCTTTAAAAAATCAATTAGATCCACATTTTTTATTCAACAGTTTAAATGTATTAAGTTCTTTAATTGATGAAAATCCGCGTCAGGCGCAAAAATTCACATCAGGACTTTCCAAAGTATATCGATATGTATTAGAACAGAAAAATAAAGAATTAGTTACCGTTGATGAAGAATTTAAGTTTGCAAAAACGTACATGGGCATATTAAAAATGCGCTTTGAAGATAGTATCATTTTTGAAATTCCTGACGCAGCAAGCAATCCAGAAAGTAAAGTTGTCCCATTAGCATTGCAATTATTACTAGAAAATGCAGTAAAGCACAATATGGTAACGCCGTCAAAACCGTTGCATATAAAAATATATGAAGATGGAGGAAATTTAATTGTACAAAATAATCTTCAAGAAAAACAAATTGTAAAAAAGAGTAGCGGCGTAGGATTAAACAATATCACACAACGATATGACTTGCTTACAGAACGTGAAGTATACATTAACAAAACAGCATCGGACTTTCAAGTATCAATTCCGATGCTCACAAAACAAATAGAAATCATGAGAAACAAAACTATAGGTTCAGGCGAGAGAGGTTTGAATGATGAATATATCAAAGCAAGAAAACATGTAGAGAAATTAAAAGAATTTTATTATAATTTAGTATCATACTGTCTAGTAATTCCATTTTTAATATTTATTAACTTAACAACAAGTCCAGAATTCCATTGGTTTTGGTTTCCGATGTTTGGTTGGGGAATTGGATTAACTTTCCATGCAATGAGCGTATATTTTGAAGATGGACGTTTCGGAAGAAATTGGGAAGAGCGTAAAATCAGAGAATATATGGAACAAGATGAACGTAAAAAATGGAACTAA
- a CDS encoding CNNM domain-containing protein gives MEYLIVGILVVLSGCFSGLTLGFFSLNVTALERKIKLGDKRAIKVYPIRKRGNLLLCTLLIGNVAVNSAAAIFLGEIASGLVAGVISTVLIVIFGEILPQAFFSRFALTLGAKTVWLVKIFIFIMYPLAYPLSLVLDKLLGEELQTIWSKREIKEIIKHHENNEASDIDEDEERIMIGALSFSEVLVKKIMTPKPVLFKLEKTQVLDKTTLIEIRNKGFTRIPIYEIGEDNLVGVLYSKDLIGLFEENKTVADFISKTKPIFAKDTMRLDTLMNRFIDKKVHIAFVHDEYSTFIGIVTLEDIIEEILKVEIVDEVDFATDMQHFALEQTKRTILES, from the coding sequence ATGGAATATTTAATTGTTGGTATCCTAGTAGTATTGTCTGGCTGTTTTAGCGGACTTACACTTGGTTTTTTTAGTTTGAATGTAACTGCGCTTGAAAGAAAAATAAAATTAGGAGACAAAAGAGCTATAAAAGTGTATCCAATTCGAAAAAGAGGAAACCTTTTATTGTGCACACTTCTTATTGGTAACGTTGCTGTAAACTCAGCGGCTGCCATATTTTTAGGCGAAATTGCAAGTGGTTTAGTTGCTGGTGTTATTTCCACAGTACTAATTGTAATATTTGGCGAAATTTTGCCACAAGCTTTCTTTTCAAGATTTGCACTTACGCTTGGCGCGAAAACAGTTTGGTTAGTGAAAATATTTATATTTATTATGTATCCTCTTGCATATCCATTATCACTTGTTCTAGATAAATTATTAGGAGAAGAGTTACAAACCATTTGGAGCAAACGTGAAATTAAAGAAATTATAAAACATCACGAAAATAATGAAGCATCAGATATTGATGAAGATGAAGAGCGTATTATGATTGGTGCCTTATCTTTTTCTGAAGTACTAGTTAAAAAAATAATGACACCAAAACCTGTACTTTTCAAGCTTGAAAAAACGCAGGTTTTAGATAAAACTACACTTATTGAAATTAGAAATAAAGGATTTACACGAATTCCTATATACGAAATAGGTGAAGACAACTTAGTAGGAGTTCTCTATTCAAAAGACCTAATTGGCTTGTTTGAAGAAAACAAAACAGTAGCGGATTTTATTAGTAAAACCAAACCAATTTTCGCAAAAGATACCATGCGTTTAGATACGTTAATGAATCGTTTTATTGATAAAAAAGTGCATATCGCCTTTGTACATGACGAGTATAGTACTTTTATTGGTATTGTAACGCTGGAGGATATAATTGAAGAAATTTTGAAAGTAGAAATTGTCGATGAAGTAGATTTTGCTACCGATATGCAACATTTCGCTCTAGAACAAACGAAGCGTACTATTTTAGAATCTTAA
- a CDS encoding 2TM domain-containing protein, with translation MELMEDARRNTDNIQIENEAYVRAKKKMESLRGFYTHLAVYILINSIFTIRTIYERVQDGFTIGNALSDGEIYTLWIIWGLGLTIHAVNVFTFISIFGQKWEERKMKEYMNKDTRNWK, from the coding sequence ATGGAACTAATGGAAGATGCTAGAAGAAATACAGATAACATACAAATAGAGAATGAAGCGTATGTGCGCGCTAAGAAAAAAATGGAATCACTTCGTGGTTTTTATACACACTTAGCTGTATACATATTGATAAATTCCATCTTTACTATACGCACGATTTACGAACGTGTACAAGACGGTTTTACAATAGGAAATGCACTTTCAGACGGAGAAATATACACATTATGGATTATTTGGGGACTTGGATTAACCATTCATGCTGTCAATGTTTTTACATTCATAAGTATATTTGGTCAAAAATGGGAAGAGCGAAAAATGAAAGAATATATGAATAAGGATACTCGTAATTGGAAATAG
- a CDS encoding tetratricopeptide repeat protein codes for MKKVALILSLVFIGMTVNGQTKYEKGMQKAFSLLEQNKRSEASNLFERISEAAPTEWLPSYYAAQINITGGFGIKDKNQLTLQLDKAQLQLDHATSISPNNPELMILQAMLYTVWVAYDGATYGMQYGPKVSEIYGKALAIDKNNPRVVLCKAEWDIESARYFKQDTAVFCVAFEKAKTLFETDKPETAFHPSWGKERATKLAEDCKK; via the coding sequence ATGAAAAAAGTAGCATTAATTTTAAGTTTAGTCTTCATAGGAATGACTGTAAACGGGCAAACGAAATATGAAAAAGGAATGCAAAAAGCATTTTCTTTATTAGAACAAAACAAAAGGAGTGAAGCGTCAAATTTATTTGAGCGTATCTCAGAAGCTGCACCAACAGAATGGTTGCCATCATATTACGCAGCACAAATTAATATTACAGGAGGTTTTGGAATTAAAGATAAAAATCAACTAACATTACAATTAGACAAAGCACAATTACAATTGGATCATGCAACAAGTATTTCGCCAAACAATCCAGAACTCATGATTTTGCAAGCCATGTTATATACGGTTTGGGTTGCTTATGATGGCGCTACATACGGAATGCAATACGGACCAAAAGTCAGTGAAATTTACGGAAAAGCGTTGGCAATTGACAAAAACAATCCAAGAGTTGTATTATGCAAAGCAGAATGGGACATTGAAAGCGCACGCTATTTTAAACAAGACACCGCAGTATTTTGTGTAGCATTTGAAAAAGCAAAAACACTTTTTGAAACCGACAAACCTGAAACTGCATTTCATCCAAGTTGGGGAAAAGAGCGTGCAACAAAATTGGCAGAAGATTGCAAAAAGTAA
- a CDS encoding RNA polymerase sigma factor — protein sequence MGFLNRLFLVTVNTTKNLLGSSKKFSDEDLVAQIVATNNTLLYSTLYDRYGKKVYNKCYSFARNEEEAKDLTQDVFLKLFIKLNTFKGTSKFSTWLYSFTYNFCVNYVNRDKARKMNDASDSMDNHDYYLSHMEDINEEELFELKVSKLETALDQIEPEDKSILLLKYQDDTSVKELQKILSIGESAVKMRLKRARIRIVEEYKKLEQ from the coding sequence ATGGGTTTTTTAAATAGATTATTTTTAGTTACTGTGAATACGACTAAAAACCTTTTAGGTAGCTCTAAAAAGTTTTCGGATGAGGATTTGGTGGCTCAAATAGTAGCTACGAATAACACGCTGCTTTATAGTACATTGTATGATCGTTATGGTAAAAAAGTCTATAACAAATGCTATAGTTTTGCCCGAAATGAAGAAGAAGCAAAAGATTTAACTCAAGATGTTTTCCTAAAGTTATTTATCAAACTGAATACATTTAAAGGCACGTCGAAATTCTCGACATGGTTATATTCTTTTACCTATAATTTTTGTGTTAATTATGTAAACAGAGACAAGGCTCGAAAAATGAATGATGCTTCAGATTCTATGGATAATCATGATTATTATTTGTCTCATATGGAAGATATTAATGAAGAAGAGTTATTTGAACTAAAAGTATCAAAACTAGAAACAGCACTTGACCAAATTGAGCCGGAAGATAAATCTATCTTACTTTTAAAATATCAAGATGATACTTCAGTAAAAGAGTTGCAAAAAATTTTAAGCATCGGAGAAAGTGCTGTGAAAATGCGCTTAAAAAGAGCTAGAATCAGAATTGTAGAAGAATACAAAAAACTTGAGCAATGA
- a CDS encoding 2TM domain-containing protein gives MERLSSNKTAANFKNYAEEERYIQAQKKVDKIKGFYGHFASYIIVNVFILTMIGLNLDNGESFWQFGHFSTAFFWGIGVAFHALGTFGSNFMFGKNWEERKIKEYMSKDERNWE, from the coding sequence ATGGAAAGATTATCATCAAATAAAACAGCAGCAAACTTTAAAAATTACGCAGAAGAAGAACGGTATATACAAGCACAAAAAAAAGTAGACAAAATCAAAGGTTTCTATGGACATTTCGCTTCTTATATTATCGTCAATGTATTCATATTAACAATGATTGGATTAAACTTAGACAATGGAGAAAGTTTCTGGCAATTTGGACACTTTTCTACAGCATTCTTTTGGGGAATTGGAGTTGCGTTTCATGCACTAGGCACTTTTGGATCTAACTTCATGTTTGGAAAAAATTGGGAAGAGCGAAAAATAAAGGAGTACATGTCTAAAGACGAACGCAATTGGGAATAG
- a CDS encoding LytR/AlgR family response regulator transcription factor, giving the protein MKVIIIEDEKPSARRLNRMLEAEDMKVEVMLHSVAESVEWFQNNPHPDLIFLDIQLSDGLSFEIFEVIDITSAIIFTTAYDEYALQAFKLNSIDYLLKPIDEDELITAVEKYKTRAPKTQNVQLNFDDIKKLLINPIERTYKKRYTIKVGQHLKMIPIDEIECFYSENKGTYVFTTEGRNYLLETSLEQLEDELSPEIFYRVSRKFYININAIKDIISYTNSRLQIKLNNFKEQEIIVSRERVKDFKNWLN; this is encoded by the coding sequence ATGAAAGTAATCATCATAGAAGACGAAAAACCATCTGCACGAAGACTGAATCGAATGCTTGAAGCAGAAGACATGAAAGTAGAAGTCATGTTGCATTCGGTAGCAGAATCAGTAGAATGGTTTCAGAACAATCCGCATCCAGATTTAATCTTTTTGGACATTCAACTTTCTGACGGATTGTCTTTCGAAATATTTGAAGTCATTGATATCACATCAGCAATCATCTTTACTACTGCGTATGATGAATATGCATTGCAAGCGTTCAAACTGAATAGTATTGATTATTTACTAAAACCTATTGATGAAGACGAACTCATTACTGCCGTAGAAAAATACAAAACACGCGCGCCAAAAACACAAAATGTACAACTCAACTTTGACGACATTAAAAAGCTCTTAATCAACCCGATAGAACGGACTTACAAGAAACGCTATACCATAAAAGTCGGACAACATTTAAAAATGATTCCAATTGACGAAATTGAGTGTTTTTACAGCGAAAACAAAGGCACATACGTATTTACCACGGAAGGCAGAAACTATCTCTTAGAAACGTCTTTAGAGCAGTTAGAAGATGAATTATCTCCAGAAATATTCTATCGCGTAAGCAGAAAATTTTACATCAATATCAACGCAATCAAAGACATTATAAGTTACACCAACTCACGATTACAAATCAAACTAAACAACTTTAAAGAACAAGAAATCATCGTAAGCCGAGAACGCGTAAAAGACTTTAAAAATTGGCTGAACTAA
- a CDS encoding cation:proton antiporter, with the protein MKLSLITLLASSSTSIDAIITLVSILAIVVIIFSVVLRAVNQTYIIGYIFTGILLGQHGIGVVKDEESIFLLGELGIILLLFFIGMEINLVDFVKRWKVAVVGTLAQISLSVLIVVIIGHFIDWNFARSVVVGFVIALSSSAVVIKLLQDKKLINKRVGKNVLSILLAQDVALVPLLIIISQLGGKEQSMQSLVLMIVGAVIIVSVLIYIYIKGTLHIPFAKRIDRDHELQVFMAIFLCFGGALFTLLFGLSGALGAFVGGMIINSVKETGWIHDTLHSFRVLFVSFFFISVGLQIDLDFLQHNLGIILIVLLVVYMTNHFLNTIILRMFSSNWREAFLGGALLAQIGELSFLLSSTALSLGIIQEFAYKFTISLISLTLIISPFWIGLTEKLIDISAKRKLTRLKRQHTLSQK; encoded by the coding sequence ATGAAATTAAGCCTTATAACCTTACTAGCCTCTTCGTCTACTTCTATAGATGCAATTATTACGCTCGTATCTATTTTAGCTATTGTAGTTATTATTTTTAGTGTCGTATTGCGTGCAGTGAATCAGACGTATATTATTGGATATATATTTACAGGAATATTATTAGGACAACACGGTATTGGCGTTGTAAAGGATGAAGAATCTATATTTCTTTTGGGCGAATTGGGTATTATATTACTTCTCTTCTTTATTGGAATGGAAATTAATTTAGTAGACTTTGTAAAACGATGGAAAGTAGCCGTTGTCGGGACATTGGCTCAAATAAGTCTTAGTGTATTAATTGTTGTTATTATCGGACACTTTATAGACTGGAATTTTGCACGTTCTGTAGTAGTTGGTTTTGTAATTGCTTTGAGTAGTTCGGCAGTCGTTATTAAATTATTACAAGACAAAAAACTAATAAATAAAAGAGTTGGTAAGAATGTTTTGAGTATTCTGCTAGCGCAAGATGTCGCATTAGTGCCACTACTTATTATTATATCTCAACTAGGCGGAAAAGAACAATCGATGCAAAGTCTTGTGTTAATGATTGTAGGTGCCGTTATTATTGTTTCAGTACTTATTTATATTTACATCAAAGGTACATTACACATCCCATTTGCAAAAAGAATTGATAGAGACCACGAATTGCAGGTTTTTATGGCAATCTTTTTATGTTTTGGAGGCGCATTATTCACATTACTTTTTGGACTTTCCGGCGCATTAGGAGCATTTGTTGGCGGAATGATTATTAACTCCGTGAAAGAAACTGGCTGGATTCATGACACACTACATTCCTTTAGAGTCCTATTTGTATCTTTCTTTTTTATAAGTGTTGGACTCCAAATAGATCTTGATTTCTTGCAACATAACTTAGGAATTATTTTAATAGTATTACTCGTGGTTTATATGACAAACCACTTCTTAAATACGATTATCTTGCGTATGTTTTCTTCTAATTGGAGAGAAGCATTTTTAGGAGGCGCATTATTAGCACAAATAGGAGAATTAAGCTTCTTATTAAGTTCAACGGCATTAAGCTTAGGTATCATTCAAGAATTTGCTTATAAATTTACCATAAGTCTTATTTCACTCACACTGATAATTAGTCCGTTTTGGATTGGACTCACAGAAAAACTCATTGACATTAGCGCAAAAAGAAAGCTGACTCGATTAAAGCGGCAGCATACACTTTCGCAAAAATAA
- a CDS encoding calcium/sodium antiporter, whose product MTLPILLIILGFIFLIKGANWMINGSTLLAKKYNISDLVIGLTIVAFGTSAPELVVNIIASSEAHSDIVLGNVIGSNNFNLFVILGIVGLIYPIAVQSTMVKNEIPISLLAAVIFLLLSTNFYSGSNGISRIDGLLLLSLFAGFLFYIYKQMTKEKVQSEVVVSSTSNKKIWLLICIGLLALIIGGKLVVDNAVELATSLGVSQKMIGLTIIAAGTSLPELVTSVVAAFKKNSDIAIGNIIGSNIFNILLVLAISSIIHPIDYNTNFNPSLYFLIGGTLFLLVAMFTGKKLKLDRWEAAILLFAFVLFTVYVISKEIN is encoded by the coding sequence ATGACTTTACCCATACTATTAATAATCCTAGGTTTTATATTCCTTATAAAAGGTGCCAACTGGATGATTAATGGATCTACTTTATTAGCCAAAAAATATAACATTTCAGACCTAGTTATTGGTCTTACTATAGTTGCTTTTGGTACTTCGGCTCCAGAATTAGTGGTAAATATTATCGCTTCTTCTGAGGCGCATTCAGATATTGTTTTGGGCAATGTGATAGGAAGTAATAATTTTAATTTATTTGTGATTTTAGGTATTGTAGGACTCATTTATCCTATTGCAGTACAATCAACAATGGTTAAAAATGAAATTCCTATTTCATTACTCGCTGCGGTAATTTTTTTGCTACTTTCCACTAATTTTTATTCAGGAAGTAACGGAATTTCTAGAATAGATGGCTTGCTATTACTCAGCTTATTCGCAGGTTTTCTTTTTTACATCTACAAACAGATGACGAAGGAAAAAGTACAAAGTGAAGTCGTTGTGAGTTCAACTTCAAATAAAAAGATATGGTTGCTGATTTGCATTGGTCTTTTAGCGTTAATTATAGGTGGTAAATTGGTTGTAGATAATGCAGTAGAGCTTGCTACATCATTAGGCGTAAGCCAAAAAATGATTGGACTTACAATTATTGCAGCTGGAACTTCTTTACCTGAATTAGTGACTTCTGTAGTTGCAGCTTTTAAAAAGAATAGTGATATCGCAATTGGAAATATTATTGGCTCAAATATTTTTAATATTTTATTAGTTTTAGCTATTAGCAGTATTATTCATCCAATAGATTACAATACAAATTTTAATCCGTCATTGTATTTTTTAATCGGTGGAACTTTATTTTTATTAGTAGCAATGTTTACGGGCAAAAAATTAAAACTTGACCGATGGGAAGCTGCTATATTGTTATTCGCTTTTGTTTTATTTACTGTTTATGTAATTTCAAAAGAGATAAACTAG